The Thermococcus sp. genome includes a window with the following:
- a CDS encoding acetate--CoA ligase family protein: MKEEALKVIESVLSQGRTAMVEYEAKQVLKAYGLPVPEEKLAKTLDEALKYAEEIGYPVALKLMSPQILHKSDAKVVMLNIKTPEELKQKWEEIHENARRYRPDAEILGVLVAPMLRPGREVIIGVTEDPQFGHAIMFGLGGIFVEVLKDVTFRIIPITERDARKMITEIKSYPILAGARGEEPADIDAIVDLLLKVSQLVDELRDYIKEMDLNPVFVYEKGKGAVIVDARIILKEPKEEKPEISSEYRERCA, from the coding sequence ATGAAGGAGGAGGCGCTCAAAGTTATTGAGTCCGTACTGTCCCAGGGCAGGACCGCTATGGTTGAGTACGAGGCCAAGCAGGTTTTAAAAGCTTACGGCCTCCCCGTGCCTGAGGAGAAGCTTGCCAAGACCCTCGATGAGGCCCTCAAGTACGCGGAGGAGATAGGCTACCCCGTTGCCCTGAAACTCATGTCACCCCAGATACTCCACAAGAGCGACGCGAAGGTTGTCATGCTGAACATAAAAACCCCCGAGGAGCTCAAGCAGAAATGGGAGGAAATACACGAGAACGCGCGCAGATATCGCCCTGATGCAGAAATCCTCGGCGTTCTGGTTGCCCCGATGCTGAGACCGGGCAGGGAGGTAATCATCGGCGTTACCGAAGACCCGCAGTTCGGTCATGCGATAATGTTCGGCCTCGGTGGAATCTTCGTGGAGGTTCTCAAGGACGTTACCTTCAGGATAATACCCATAACGGAGCGCGATGCAAGGAAGATGATAACCGAGATAAAGAGCTACCCGATTTTAGCGGGAGCGCGCGGTGAAGAACCAGCTGACATTGATGCCATAGTCGACCTCCTCCTCAAGGTCAGCCAGCTCGTTGACGAGCTCAGGGACTACATTAAGGAAATGGACCTCAACCCCGTCTTTGTCTACGAGAAGGGTAAGGGTGCTGTTATAGTTGACGCAAGAATTATACTCAAGGAGCCGAAAGAAGAGAAGCCGGAGATAAGTTCCGAATACAGGGAGAGGTGCGCCTAA
- a CDS encoding DUF998 domain-containing protein, with the protein MTLTRLASYIALSMPVIFLIGLVLVIHFNPWFSFTDNALSDMGSLKNPNRWFFNGFLMFFATIAMIPSLVAFRNGLSYLMPLAMVFLFLVGVFPKELPYHAPSAVLFYVLALTDIAIIGIKLGRTSPLNYLWTAGSVVVFTTMLYLIKARVFKGLAIPELIGAFFILAWFVYLGLLLKGLKP; encoded by the coding sequence ATGACCCTTACACGCCTCGCATCATACATAGCGCTATCGATGCCCGTTATTTTCCTTATTGGCCTAGTTCTGGTTATCCACTTCAATCCCTGGTTCTCCTTCACTGACAACGCGCTGAGCGACATGGGCTCCCTCAAAAACCCGAACCGCTGGTTCTTCAACGGTTTCCTCATGTTCTTTGCGACGATAGCCATGATACCATCTCTGGTTGCCTTCAGGAACGGGCTTTCCTACCTCATGCCCCTTGCGATGGTCTTTCTATTCCTCGTTGGCGTCTTTCCCAAGGAGCTTCCTTATCACGCTCCATCGGCGGTCCTCTTTTACGTTCTGGCTCTAACGGACATAGCGATAATCGGAATAAAGCTCGGAAGAACCAGTCCACTCAACTACCTCTGGACGGCCGGTTCGGTCGTTGTGTTCACAACGATGCTCTACCTGATTAAGGCCAGAGTGTTCAAGGGGCTGGCAATCCCTGAGCTTATAGGAGCGTTTTTTATCCTTGCCTGGTTCGTCTATCTTGGTCTTCTCCTTAAAGGTTTGAAACCCTGA
- a CDS encoding type II toxin-antitoxin system VapC family toxin — protein sequence MAKRVSEKIYMDTSALIAFFNPKDKNHKVAKSFFKEMALEGNWFIIGRPVLLEFLSGASKRVGKRKAIVMKEKLLTSKFVEIVKESDDDWNTAWECFEKYQDKNGIDMFDCLSFSIMKRLGIKKVFTFDRDFAIAGFIMLPPAEGLK from the coding sequence ATGGCAAAGCGAGTGAGCGAAAAAATATACATGGACACAAGTGCTTTGATTGCATTTTTTAATCCCAAGGACAAGAATCATAAGGTCGCCAAATCTTTCTTCAAGGAAATGGCCCTCGAAGGGAACTGGTTCATCATTGGGAGACCGGTGCTTTTGGAATTCCTCAGCGGTGCTTCAAAGAGAGTTGGAAAAAGAAAAGCTATCGTGATGAAAGAGAAACTCTTAACGAGCAAATTTGTAGAGATAGTGAAGGAAAGCGACGATGACTGGAACACCGCATGGGAATGTTTTGAAAAGTATCAAGACAAAAACGGTATTGATATGTTCGACTGTTTGAGTTTCTCAATTATGAAGCGGCTTGGAATCAAAAAAGTCTTTACCTTCGACAGGGACTTTGCAATTGCAGGGTTTATAATGCTACCCCCAGCTGAGGGATTAAAATGA
- the thiI gene encoding tRNA uracil 4-sulfurtransferase ThiI gives MNVVIVRYGEIGTKSRQTRRWFENILMNNIREALVSEGIEFKKVEAKHGRVLVRTNRAKEAVDVLTRVFGIVSLSPAMEVEANMEKINKTALKLFRRKKRELNLERPRFRVTARRITKEFPLKSPEIQAKVGEYILENEESEVNLHNYDIEVGVELMEGKAYVFVDKIRAWGGLPIGTQGKVVALLSGGIDSPVAAFLMMKRGVEVIPVHIYMGEKTLEKVRKIWNQLKKYHYGGKAELIVVKPQEREKIVRKLKEMKKDKYTCVMCKFMMVKHADRIAKEFGAKGIVMGDSLGQVASQTLENMYIVSQASDLPIYRPLIGMDKEEIVSIAKKIGTFELSTLPEDEIPFIPKHPIIRGSWEEFRKIYREIFGEEPKKREC, from the coding sequence ATGAACGTTGTCATCGTTAGGTACGGTGAGATAGGAACGAAGTCGAGGCAGACGAGGAGATGGTTTGAGAACATCCTCATGAACAACATACGCGAAGCGTTGGTAAGCGAGGGGATTGAATTCAAAAAAGTTGAGGCCAAGCACGGTCGCGTTTTAGTAAGGACGAACAGGGCCAAGGAGGCTGTAGACGTCCTCACGCGCGTTTTCGGAATAGTTTCCCTCTCCCCTGCCATGGAAGTTGAAGCAAACATGGAAAAAATCAACAAGACAGCCCTAAAGCTCTTCAGGAGGAAGAAGCGCGAGCTGAACCTTGAGAGGCCCCGTTTCCGCGTTACCGCGAGGAGAATAACCAAGGAATTTCCGCTGAAAAGTCCGGAGATTCAGGCGAAGGTTGGGGAGTACATTCTTGAAAACGAGGAGAGCGAGGTCAATCTTCATAACTACGACATAGAGGTCGGCGTTGAGCTGATGGAGGGCAAAGCGTACGTCTTCGTTGACAAAATCAGGGCATGGGGCGGTCTGCCTATAGGGACGCAAGGAAAGGTCGTGGCTTTACTCAGCGGTGGCATAGACTCACCGGTCGCGGCTTTCCTCATGATGAAGCGTGGCGTCGAGGTGATTCCAGTCCACATCTACATGGGGGAGAAAACCCTCGAAAAGGTCAGGAAGATATGGAACCAGCTCAAGAAGTACCACTACGGTGGAAAGGCCGAGCTGATAGTCGTAAAGCCACAGGAACGCGAAAAAATCGTTCGGAAGCTTAAGGAGATGAAGAAGGACAAATACACCTGTGTGATGTGCAAGTTCATGATGGTCAAACACGCCGACAGAATAGCCAAGGAATTCGGTGCTAAGGGCATCGTCATGGGCGATTCCCTCGGGCAGGTGGCAAGCCAAACGCTCGAGAACATGTACATCGTCAGTCAGGCGAGCGATTTGCCGATTTACAGGCCCCTTATAGGCATGGACAAGGAGGAGATAGTGAGCATAGCAAAGAAAATCGGCACCTTTGAGCTCTCAACACTGCCGGAAGATGAAATACCCTTCATTCCAAAGCACCCGATAATAAGGGGTTCCTGGGAGGAGTTCCGGAAGATTTATAGGGAAATCTTTGGGGAAGAGCCGAAAAAGAGGGAGTGCTAG
- a CDS encoding nitroreductase family protein, whose translation MELEEAIRRRTSVRYFSEKPVAEEDIKELIKSAIRAPTASGLENWIFVVFRNKEAREKLYELIAEGMEVYYQAVKLPEEKIAKLRKRIHEEGMFRAPVYIAVFIDKRVRFLPGKEFDEVEFIWSVESAAMAIQNLMLKAVELGLGTVYVGVTNFRGIEERVRELAGLDENYYLVGVIPVGYPKNEPKPRKRKKGIEDVTKFI comes from the coding sequence ATGGAACTGGAGGAGGCTATAAGGAGAAGAACCTCCGTTAGATACTTCTCCGAGAAACCTGTTGCGGAGGAAGATATTAAGGAGCTCATCAAAAGTGCAATTCGGGCCCCAACGGCGAGCGGACTTGAAAACTGGATTTTTGTTGTGTTTAGAAACAAGGAAGCAAGAGAAAAGCTCTATGAGCTCATTGCTGAGGGTATGGAGGTCTACTATCAGGCTGTCAAACTACCCGAGGAAAAGATAGCAAAGCTCAGGAAGAGAATACACGAAGAGGGCATGTTCAGGGCACCGGTTTACATTGCGGTGTTCATAGATAAGCGCGTCCGGTTTCTTCCAGGAAAAGAGTTCGACGAGGTGGAGTTCATCTGGAGTGTTGAGAGTGCTGCTATGGCAATCCAGAACCTCATGCTCAAGGCAGTTGAGCTCGGCCTTGGCACAGTCTACGTCGGAGTTACGAACTTCAGGGGGATAGAGGAGAGGGTAAGGGAACTGGCCGGGTTGGATGAGAACTACTACCTCGTTGGCGTCATTCCCGTTGGCTATCCCAAGAACGAACCGAAGCCGAGGAAAAGAAAGAAGGGTATTGAAGATGTAACAAAGTTCATCTAA
- a CDS encoding aspartate/glutamate racemase family protein, whose amino-acid sequence MYGWRGRLGLIVPSSNTTMEMELHDYLPEGVSLHTARIPLRNVNEEELVRMNTLAVESAKLLRDAGVELILYGCTSGSFIGGKDYEKKLEMEIEDEVNVPVVSTSTAVIEALKMLDVREILVITPYTDEINQREKEFLEANEFTVLDIRGLGIEDNLEIGKLEPYTAYRLAKASFTDEVEAIFISCTNWRTFEIIETLERDLGVPVVTSNQASLWLALREMDVMDRIPSLGKLFVEF is encoded by the coding sequence ATGTACGGATGGAGAGGAAGGCTCGGCCTTATAGTCCCATCATCGAACACCACTATGGAGATGGAGCTTCACGATTACCTCCCGGAGGGCGTTTCGCTCCACACGGCGAGGATTCCCCTCAGAAACGTCAACGAAGAGGAGCTCGTAAGGATGAACACTTTGGCCGTTGAGAGCGCCAAGCTCCTTAGAGATGCCGGGGTTGAGCTGATTCTCTACGGATGCACCAGCGGTTCCTTCATCGGAGGAAAGGACTACGAGAAAAAGCTTGAGATGGAAATCGAAGACGAGGTGAACGTCCCGGTTGTGAGCACGAGCACGGCCGTAATAGAGGCCCTCAAAATGCTCGACGTCAGGGAAATCCTCGTGATAACGCCCTACACCGACGAGATTAACCAGCGAGAGAAGGAGTTCCTTGAGGCGAACGAGTTCACCGTTCTGGACATCAGAGGGCTCGGCATTGAGGACAACCTTGAGATTGGCAAGCTCGAACCCTACACGGCTTACAGACTCGCCAAGGCGAGCTTTACCGATGAAGTAGAGGCGATATTCATAAGTTGCACCAACTGGAGAACCTTCGAGATAATTGAAACGCTCGAAAGGGACCTCGGGGTTCCGGTTGTCACGAGCAATCAAGCTTCCCTCTGGCTCGCGCTGAGGGAAATGGACGTCATGGACAGGATTCCAAGCCTCGGGAAGCTTTTTGTTGAATTTTAA
- the pfkC gene encoding ADP-specific phosphofructokinase yields the protein MMELLNEARKLSMFTAYNANVDAIVYLNGEMIQRLIDEFGAEAVKRKMEEFPRQIEEPIDFVARLVHALKTGKPMEVPLVNEELQGWFDSRFNYDVERIGGQAGIIANLLANLDFRKVIVYTPHLAKRQAEMFVRKPNLFYPVVENGKLALKHPMEAYRENDPIKVNRIFEFRAGTTFRLGNETITVPYSGRFIVSARFESIRIYTRPELKPFLPEIGLQTDGAILSGYQGIRLRYSDGKDANYYLREAKKDILLLKREKDLKVHLEFASIQNRELRKKVIYNLFPLVDSVGMDEAEIAYVLSALGYSKLAERIFTYNRIEDTVLGGKILIDEMNLEVLQIHTIYYLMYITHADNPLSEEELRKSLELATTLAAARASLGDIKSPENFERGLGVPYNERGEYVKLRFEEAKRRLRTKEYKIVIIPTRLVKNPVSTVGLGDTISTGAFTSYLALLRRKGAL from the coding sequence ATGATGGAGCTCCTCAATGAGGCGAGAAAGCTATCGATGTTCACCGCTTACAATGCGAACGTTGATGCGATAGTATACCTCAACGGGGAAATGATTCAGAGGCTTATAGATGAGTTTGGGGCCGAGGCAGTGAAAAGAAAAATGGAGGAATTCCCAAGGCAGATTGAAGAGCCCATAGACTTCGTTGCAAGACTCGTCCATGCCCTCAAGACAGGTAAACCTATGGAAGTTCCCCTCGTAAACGAGGAGCTCCAGGGATGGTTTGACTCCCGCTTTAATTATGACGTCGAGAGAATCGGTGGACAGGCTGGAATAATAGCGAACCTCTTGGCAAACCTCGACTTCAGAAAGGTCATCGTTTACACCCCACACCTTGCAAAGAGACAGGCGGAGATGTTCGTGAGGAAGCCAAACCTGTTCTACCCAGTCGTTGAAAACGGGAAACTGGCCCTCAAGCATCCGATGGAAGCCTACCGGGAGAACGACCCGATAAAGGTGAACCGTATCTTTGAGTTCCGCGCCGGAACGACTTTCAGGCTTGGAAACGAGACTATAACCGTTCCCTATTCTGGTCGCTTCATAGTCTCGGCCAGATTTGAGAGCATAAGGATTTACACGAGGCCCGAGCTAAAGCCTTTTCTCCCCGAAATCGGACTCCAGACGGACGGTGCAATCCTCTCCGGCTATCAGGGGATAAGACTGCGCTACTCCGACGGAAAGGACGCCAACTATTACCTGAGGGAAGCAAAGAAGGACATACTCCTCCTTAAGAGAGAAAAGGACCTGAAGGTTCACCTTGAGTTCGCATCAATCCAGAACCGCGAGCTGAGGAAAAAGGTCATTTACAACCTCTTTCCCCTCGTTGACAGTGTCGGGATGGACGAAGCCGAGATTGCCTACGTCCTGAGTGCCCTCGGCTATTCGAAGCTGGCTGAAAGGATATTTACCTACAACCGAATCGAGGACACTGTTCTGGGCGGGAAAATCCTCATAGACGAGATGAACCTCGAAGTCCTGCAAATCCACACGATTTACTACCTGATGTACATAACCCACGCCGACAATCCCTTGAGTGAGGAGGAGCTTAGGAAGAGCCTTGAGCTGGCAACGACTTTGGCTGCGGCAAGGGCTTCGCTCGGCGACATAAAATCGCCAGAGAACTTTGAAAGGGGACTAGGCGTTCCCTACAACGAGCGCGGGGAATACGTTAAGCTCAGGTTTGAAGAGGCCAAAAGACGGCTAAGAACGAAGGAGTACAAGATAGTGATAATCCCGACGAGGCTCGTGAAGAACCCGGTTTCAACCGTCGGGCTCGGCGATACAATCTCAACCGGAGCCTTCACAAGCTATCTTGCCCTCTTGAGGAGAAAGGGGGCACTCTAG
- the xerA gene encoding site-specific tyrosine recombinase/integron integrase, which translates to MDEVIEEFETYLDLEGKSPNTIRMYSYYVRRYLEWGGTINARSALRFLARLRREGYSNRSLNLVVQALRAYFRFEGYDEEAEKLRPPKVPRSLPKALTREEVKRLLSVIPPTRKRDRLIVLLLYGAGLRVSELCNLKKGDVDIERNLLVVRGGKGAKDRVVPIPAFLSDAIREYLESREDESEYLLVEERRRKKDRLSPKTVWYLLKKYGNRAGVEVTPHRLRHSFATHMLERGVDIRAIQEFLGHSNLSTTQIYTKVTVEHLKKAQEKAKLIEGLLE; encoded by the coding sequence ATGGACGAAGTCATAGAGGAGTTCGAGACATACCTCGACCTCGAGGGAAAGAGTCCCAACACAATCAGGATGTATTCCTACTACGTTAGACGATACCTTGAGTGGGGCGGGACAATAAACGCTCGCTCCGCCCTGCGTTTTTTGGCCAGACTCAGGAGGGAAGGCTACTCCAACAGAAGCCTTAACCTCGTTGTTCAGGCCTTGCGCGCCTACTTCCGCTTTGAGGGTTACGACGAGGAAGCCGAGAAGCTGAGGCCACCGAAGGTTCCAAGGAGTCTGCCGAAGGCTTTAACCCGGGAGGAGGTCAAGAGGCTCCTCTCGGTAATTCCACCGACAAGGAAGAGGGACAGGCTGATAGTTCTCCTGCTCTACGGGGCCGGTTTGCGCGTCAGCGAGCTCTGCAACCTGAAGAAGGGCGATGTGGACATAGAGAGGAACCTCTTGGTTGTCCGCGGTGGTAAGGGGGCCAAAGACAGGGTCGTCCCGATTCCGGCTTTTCTGAGCGATGCCATAAGGGAATACCTTGAAAGCAGGGAAGACGAAAGCGAGTACCTCCTCGTTGAGGAGAGGAGACGGAAGAAGGACAGGCTCTCACCCAAGACCGTCTGGTACCTCCTGAAGAAATACGGGAATCGGGCAGGGGTTGAGGTTACCCCCCACAGGCTCCGCCACAGCTTTGCAACCCACATGCTCGAAAGGGGCGTTGATATCAGGGCCATTCAGGAGTTTTTAGGTCATTCAAACCTCTCAACGACGCAAATTTACACGAAGGTCACCGTTGAGCACCTGAAAAAAGCCCAGGAAAAGGCAAAGCTGATTGAGGGACTCCTTGAGTGA
- a CDS encoding toprim domain-containing protein: MAIVDVRILVEGASDVEVVSKALQGLALGSEYNITISAIIPTTNVEIAKSAAAGADLLIIATDADRVGRELAERLFNELGEMVGHIERMKLPLGHDLEHVDVELVRKELKNTLVRAGLKSLQVLPEYMELRKQLLDIKGKYDQLASDYESLYKEHEELQKKYEELHAEYVRLRNENEGLRELLDKKSRPVKIEEAWTNLFPAEPVPDEKIFAIAVEKLGLAGKVIVGQGYVFAEDRELVEELMKTVYLSLAIKEGLEGKANEAETGEEQEDKKIEPTEKPGEELEIIEAELKPHELL; the protein is encoded by the coding sequence ATGGCAATAGTGGACGTTAGGATTCTCGTTGAAGGAGCGAGCGACGTTGAAGTCGTCAGCAAGGCACTTCAGGGGCTCGCTCTGGGGAGTGAATACAACATAACGATTTCAGCCATAATCCCTACTACCAACGTGGAGATAGCAAAAAGCGCCGCGGCAGGTGCCGATTTGCTCATAATAGCCACCGACGCGGACAGGGTTGGAAGAGAACTTGCCGAGAGGCTCTTCAACGAGCTCGGCGAAATGGTCGGCCACATCGAGAGAATGAAACTCCCCCTGGGGCACGACTTAGAGCACGTTGACGTTGAACTCGTTAGGAAGGAGCTCAAGAACACCCTCGTAAGGGCGGGGCTGAAGAGCCTTCAGGTTCTTCCCGAGTACATGGAGCTGAGGAAACAGCTTCTTGATATCAAGGGCAAGTACGACCAGCTGGCAAGCGACTACGAGAGTCTCTACAAGGAGCACGAAGAGCTCCAGAAGAAGTACGAGGAGTTGCATGCTGAGTACGTAAGGCTTAGGAACGAGAACGAAGGCCTTAGAGAGCTCCTCGACAAGAAGAGCAGGCCCGTTAAGATTGAAGAGGCCTGGACGAACCTGTTCCCGGCAGAACCCGTCCCGGACGAGAAGATTTTTGCTATAGCCGTCGAGAAACTTGGGCTGGCTGGAAAGGTCATAGTCGGACAGGGCTACGTCTTTGCAGAGGACAGAGAGCTCGTCGAGGAGCTGATGAAAACCGTCTATCTGAGCCTTGCCATAAAGGAGGGCCTTGAAGGAAAAGCTAATGAAGCGGAAACTGGGGAAGAGCAGGAAGACAAAAAGATCGAGCCCACGGAGAAACCCGGGGAAGAACTCGAAATCATTGAGGCCGAGCTCAAGCCGCACGAACTGCTTTAA
- the sfsA gene encoding DNA/RNA nuclease SfsA, which translates to MRDVLLKLNVIPCTFIERLNRFVALVEVQGELKKALVTNTGRLEEFMVPGRRAFCLPKSGGKTDFVLLAFEDLGGKGAVIDTKTQAKAFEKAVELNLIPWLRDCVIKRKEVRVGNSRLDYLFACPGGELYGEMKSAVLRGGERGEYAMYPDCPSLRGQRHIRELMELARSGKKAIIFFIGAMPGVEKFRPYEKGDPIIAKLLREAVREGVRIEGLSISLSPSGEVILERPSLKVEL; encoded by the coding sequence ATGAGAGATGTTTTGCTAAAACTAAACGTCATCCCCTGCACTTTCATTGAGAGGCTCAACCGCTTTGTGGCCCTTGTTGAAGTGCAAGGAGAACTCAAGAAAGCCCTCGTCACAAACACCGGTCGCCTGGAGGAGTTCATGGTTCCGGGAAGAAGGGCATTCTGCCTGCCAAAGAGCGGTGGAAAGACGGACTTCGTTCTGCTGGCCTTTGAAGACTTAGGGGGAAAGGGAGCGGTAATAGACACGAAGACGCAAGCTAAGGCCTTCGAGAAGGCCGTGGAACTGAACCTGATTCCATGGTTAAGGGACTGCGTGATAAAGAGGAAAGAAGTTCGAGTCGGCAACTCAAGGCTCGACTACCTCTTTGCCTGTCCCGGCGGAGAGCTCTACGGTGAAATGAAGAGCGCCGTGTTGAGGGGAGGTGAAAGGGGAGAATACGCCATGTATCCTGACTGTCCCTCCCTGAGGGGGCAGAGGCACATACGTGAGCTCATGGAACTTGCCCGCTCCGGCAAAAAGGCCATAATATTCTTCATCGGAGCAATGCCAGGTGTCGAGAAGTTCAGGCCCTACGAGAAAGGGGACCCCATTATAGCAAAACTCCTGAGAGAGGCCGTTAGGGAGGGAGTTAGGATTGAGGGCCTCTCCATCTCGCTGTCTCCATCCGGAGAGGTTATCCTCGAGAGACCCTCCCTGAAGGTTGAACTATGA
- a CDS encoding ATP-binding protein: MKFYDRKDEMETLKRALKLSDSRLVVVVITGRRRVGKTRLVREFFRREGIGFLDLFVGVKGEKLLMEDFAREVERLMGYSPKFDNFGEFLRYLERLDVRAVFFDEFQNVLRVNPSMAFELQRFIDRNESKPLLLVISGSYIGMMKRLFASRKAPLYGRSTVFMELKPLRPRHVFEMLNDLGIRDSGEKMAFYAVFGGVPKYYELVELLEKKTLRELLVEAVRYSTFLVSEGEGLLIDEFGRAYKTYYSILRAIASGKNRLVEIANLLGMKPGSLSKYLDSLIDYYGIVAREVPVLGGRRSRYVIRDNFLNFWFSMIEPQLRNIEAGDVDSFRRFLGENLNTFLGRAFERVVADVLWDLNGKIFTFDELGPQWGRGYEIDLVAVNKKEEAIFIETKWGTSVDGPREIGKLIAKANLVPWRGEKRFLIIARGFRRKCDDCITVEELLSHLNP; the protein is encoded by the coding sequence ATGAAGTTCTACGACAGGAAGGACGAGATGGAGACATTGAAGAGAGCCCTTAAACTCTCGGATTCCAGGCTTGTTGTTGTCGTTATTACTGGACGGAGAAGGGTAGGTAAGACGAGACTCGTCAGGGAATTCTTCAGGAGGGAGGGCATTGGTTTTCTGGACCTGTTTGTAGGCGTTAAGGGTGAGAAGCTCCTCATGGAGGACTTTGCAAGGGAAGTTGAGCGCTTAATGGGCTACTCCCCAAAGTTTGATAACTTTGGTGAGTTCCTGAGATACCTTGAGCGCCTCGACGTGAGAGCAGTCTTCTTCGACGAGTTTCAAAACGTCCTGCGGGTGAATCCCTCCATGGCCTTCGAGCTTCAGAGGTTCATAGACCGCAACGAGTCCAAGCCCTTGTTGCTCGTAATCTCCGGTTCCTACATCGGTATGATGAAGCGCCTCTTCGCATCGAGGAAAGCGCCCCTCTACGGCAGGAGTACTGTTTTTATGGAGCTTAAACCACTTCGACCACGCCATGTCTTTGAGATGCTAAACGACTTAGGCATCAGAGATTCCGGGGAAAAAATGGCCTTTTACGCGGTTTTTGGAGGAGTTCCCAAATACTACGAACTCGTTGAACTCCTCGAAAAGAAAACTCTTCGTGAGCTTCTTGTCGAGGCTGTCAGGTATTCCACGTTCCTGGTCTCGGAGGGGGAAGGTCTCCTAATCGACGAGTTTGGACGGGCTTACAAGACCTACTACTCAATCCTCAGAGCAATAGCGAGCGGAAAGAACAGGCTCGTGGAGATTGCAAACCTCCTTGGAATGAAGCCAGGAAGCCTATCTAAGTACCTTGATTCCCTTATAGATTATTACGGCATCGTTGCCAGGGAAGTTCCGGTGCTTGGTGGCAGGCGCTCGAGGTATGTGATAAGAGACAACTTCCTAAACTTCTGGTTCAGCATGATTGAACCCCAACTTAGGAACATTGAAGCAGGCGACGTTGATTCCTTTAGACGCTTTCTTGGGGAAAACCTCAATACTTTTCTCGGAAGGGCATTCGAGAGGGTTGTTGCTGACGTTCTATGGGACCTGAACGGAAAAATATTCACCTTTGATGAACTTGGACCCCAGTGGGGTAGGGGATACGAGATTGACCTCGTTGCGGTTAATAAAAAGGAGGAGGCAATTTTCATAGAGACAAAGTGGGGAACTTCAGTGGACGGTCCGAGGGAGATTGGCAAACTAATCGCCAAGGCTAACCTTGTCCCCTGGAGAGGGGAGAAAAGGTTTCTCATAATAGCTAGGGGCTTTCGGCGGAAGTGTGATGACTGCATAACCGTTGAGGAACTCCTCTCACACCTAAACCCTTAA
- a CDS encoding M42 family metallopeptidase, with product MVDFELLKKIVEAPGVSGFEFLGVRDVVIEAFKPYVDEIRVDKLGNVIAHKEGKRPKVMLAGHMDQIGLMVTHIEKNGFLRVAPVGGVDPRTLIAQRFKVWVGPNEFIYGVGGSVPPHIQKPEQRNKAPTWDQVFIDIGAESKEEAEEMGVKIGTVITWDGRLERLGKHRLVSIAFDDRIAVYTLVESARQLSETDADVYFVATVQEEVGLRGAKVSAFGIDPDYGFALDVTIAADVPGTPEHKQITQLGKGVAIKIMDRSVICHPTIVRWMEELAKKYEIPYQWDILTGGGTDAGAIHLNKTGVPSGGISIPARYIHSNTEVVDERDVDAAVKLTTKVIEEIPELKL from the coding sequence ATGGTGGACTTTGAACTGCTGAAGAAGATTGTTGAAGCTCCGGGAGTTTCTGGGTTTGAATTCCTCGGTGTCAGGGACGTTGTAATCGAGGCCTTCAAACCCTACGTCGACGAGATTAGGGTTGACAAGCTCGGGAACGTTATAGCCCACAAGGAGGGCAAGAGGCCAAAGGTAATGCTCGCCGGTCATATGGACCAGATAGGCCTCATGGTGACGCACATCGAGAAGAACGGATTCCTCCGGGTAGCTCCTGTCGGCGGTGTTGACCCAAGAACTCTAATAGCCCAGCGCTTCAAGGTCTGGGTTGGCCCGAACGAGTTCATCTACGGCGTTGGCGGTTCAGTTCCACCACACATCCAGAAGCCGGAGCAGAGGAACAAGGCCCCAACGTGGGACCAAGTGTTCATTGACATCGGTGCCGAGAGCAAGGAGGAAGCTGAGGAGATGGGCGTCAAGATAGGCACGGTAATTACCTGGGACGGAAGGCTGGAGAGGCTCGGCAAGCACCGCCTGGTTAGCATAGCCTTCGACGACAGGATAGCGGTTTACACCTTGGTTGAGAGTGCAAGACAGTTGAGCGAGACCGATGCGGACGTTTACTTCGTGGCAACGGTTCAGGAGGAGGTTGGCCTTCGCGGTGCCAAGGTTTCGGCCTTCGGCATAGACCCTGACTACGGCTTTGCCCTGGATGTGACCATCGCGGCCGACGTTCCGGGAACGCCAGAACACAAGCAGATAACCCAGCTCGGAAAGGGAGTTGCAATCAAGATAATGGACCGCTCCGTCATCTGCCACCCGACGATAGTTCGCTGGATGGAGGAGCTGGCCAAAAAATACGAGATACCCTACCAGTGGGACATCCTCACTGGAGGAGGAACCGACGCTGGGGCAATACACCTCAACAAGACCGGCGTCCCGAGCGGTGGCATAAGCATTCCGGCGCG